Proteins from one Bos taurus isolate L1 Dominette 01449 registration number 42190680 breed Hereford chromosome 7, ARS-UCD2.0, whole genome shotgun sequence genomic window:
- the OR6AA1 gene encoding olfactory receptor family 6 subfamily AA member 1, which translates to MNVANQTRVTEFIFLGFSGVLYLRLALFVIFLTVYLLSLMGNTLIIFIVLTDSTLQTPMYIFLGNLSFLEIWYTTATVPKLLATCLSQVVTISVSGCITQYYFFFSLGATECILLAVMAYDRYLAICSPLRYSFLMRLQVCLQFSAGSWIGGFIAPLLPTILISYLNFCGPQKINHFFCDSDPIFKLSCSDTFLVEALGYTCSSVVILSSFLLTMSSYGNIVVTIIKLSSQEARKKTFSTCASHLTVVTIYYGTIIFAYVRPPAKYNFTMGKVISVFYCVVTPLVNPLVYTLRNKDVKKAFRKVLARKRLLSARHMQNI; encoded by the coding sequence ATGAATGTGGCAAATCAAACAAGAgtaacagaatttatttttcttggattttCTGGTGTTCTCTATCTAAGGCTTGcattatttgtgatttttctcaCTGTATATCTGCTCTCTCTCATGGGAAACACCCTCATCATCTTCATTGTTCTCACGGATTCCACACTTCAAACACCCATGTACATTTTTTTAGGAAATTTGTCCTTTCTAGAGATCTGGTACACGACAGCCACAGTGCCTAAATTGCTGGCCACTTGTCTCTCACAGGTTGTTACCATTTCCGTTTCCGGTTGTATAACCCAGTactacttttttttctctttgggggCTACAGAGTGCATCCTGTTggctgtgatggcctatgaccgatACCTGGCTATATGCAGCCCTCTAAGATACTCATTCCTCATGCGTCTCCAGGTATGCCTGCAGTTTTCAGCTGGATCTTGGATTGGGGGCTTCATTGCCCCTCTCCTACCTACCATACTCATCTCTTACCTAAACTTTTGTGGACCCCAGAAGATCAATCATTTCTTCTGTGACTCAGACCCAATTTTTAAACTCTCCTGCTCAGATACATTCTTGGTGGAGGCTTTGGGTTACACATGCAGCTCTGTTGTGATTCTAAGTTCTTTTCTTCTCACTATGTCGTCCTATGGGAATATTGTGGTCACAATAATCAAGCTATCTTCCCAAGAGGCTCGGAAGAAAACTTTCTCCACCTGCGCCTCCCACCTCACTGTGGTCACCATCTATTATGGCACCATTATCTTTGCCTATGTTCGTCCTCCAGCCAAGTACAACTTTACCATGGGTAAAGTGATTTCAGTATTCTACTGTGTAGTCACTCCGTTGGTAAATCCTCTTGTATACACCCTAAGAAACAAAGATGTGAAGAAAGCTTTCAGGAAAGTTCTAGCACGAAAGAGGTTGCTCTCGGCCAGACACATGCAGAATATTTGA